Part of the Halobacteriovorax vibrionivorans genome, TTTTTCCAAGTAGTGTGTGATCACTATTTGTATGATCAACCTCAAAGTCTTTTGTTTTAGAGTTAAATAAATAGATATGATAATTTTCACAATGAAAAATCGTTGGTAGCTCAGACAGAATTGTTGTTAGTTTTCCCTTAAAGGCCCTTTCAATTAAGCTTTGAAAAAGCGAGAAGAGTTCAACGCCATCATCTTTTGAGATCTTGATTTTATTTTGGCATATTTGAAATAATTTATCTTTTAACTTTGCAGTCTTGTAGTGTGATAAGAAATCTTTTAAAAAATATTTTAATACCGTTGTTTGTGAATCAGGTGAAATCGAAATCCCATATATTGTTTTTGTTACATCTTCACAATAGATAAATGATCGAATAATTCTACCTGTTAACTCAAAGTCCCAGTTATTAAATATTCTATTTGTTTGAATTTTAATTTTTACATTTTCACCTATTGAGTACTTTTGAGTGCTGATGAAGTTTAGGCCTGAAAGATTGATGGAGTCTATTTGTACGTTATTAGTCTTTACATTCTCTCTTTCAAAAGTAATTACTTCAGCATTGACTTTATCCCCTTCATGGATAGGGAAGCGATAAGACTTAAAAAACTTATAGTTTTGGATGTTGTAACGCAATTTTTCCTCAAATAGATAGTAATGTAATATCTTTCTTATCGGGCATATTAGTAGAGAGTTTATAGCTTTAATGAGTAAAGCTTATTAAATATTTATAAATTTCGATATTTCCTCATTCAGTCGTTAAAGTTGGCCACTTTGTAGGTCGATAATATTTGTACAAGAGGTCAGAAATTGAAGAAATTACGTAATTATCGAATAAAACTAAAAGAGTCAGATAAGGTAAAGTGTATCTTATATGAAATGGTAGGAGACTCTACCTCTAATGCATTTAGGGTAAAGCTAGATAATATTTCAACAACTGGAATTGGTATTCTAATAGGTGAATACGTTGATAGCACTGTCTTTAAGGTTGAAATTATTTATAAAAATATTAGATTATTACAAACTGTAAAGCTTAGACGTTACCGTCCTAACTTTAATAATCGTGGTGATAATTATTTAGGCCTTGAGTTTGTTGAATACGAAGTTGAAAATATCATGGACTTAATGACTAAATTAGTTGCATCCATGAGTCGTTTACGTCTTAGAGACCTTATGTATGATATGGTACTAAACGAGGCCGTTGCAGGAAATTTTGATTCCAGTACGATACCAGATAGTGAAGCAGATAAAGATCAGCAAGTTTCAACTTCCATGATCTTAGACCTATTTCAAATCTTTAAAAACTATAATAATAAAATTGAATTGATAAAACTCTTCGTTATTGAAGTTCAAAGAATAGTAAAGGCCAAAGACGCTCGTATTTTTATTGTTGGCCATGATGAACAGACTTTTAGTGAGTTTGATTTTGAAACAAGTGACGTGATGGAGCTTGAGTATCCAATTGTTGGAATCCTTGAGGAACTTTACAATAACCCACGTGGAATTAAATCTAAGTTTTCTCAAAGTTTATCAAGTGATGAGTTTTTTAATATGTATGAAGTTGTAAATAATACGACAATTTCTACTTATATGATGTGTCCTATTTTTGATCATAACGAAAATATCTTTGGAATTTTAAATTTTTCAAATAAAGAAAAAGGTGAGTTATTTACTGACAATGATTTAAAGCAGGCAATGTTTTTGGCCAGAGTTATGGGGCTTTTATATTTCTATGATAATGCAGAGGTAACCAATCAGCTGGATTATGAAAGTGAAAACCTTGATACAAATGTCGCTTTTCATACTTCTTTAGGCGTTAGTTTATTTGCTAAAAAAGCACAAGCATTTCTAGAGCAATATTCTGGGCATGATGTAAAAACACCTGTCTATGTGTACGGTGATGAAGGAAGTGGGAAATTTCACCTTTGTAAGAAGATTGCAAAAAGTTCAAGTAGTGAAAATCAGCATGTTGAGATTATCAATTGCTTTAGTAAAATGGATAAGAAGGCCGTTGATCTTAGGATTGCAAGAATTCGAGATAAGGTTGTAAATGGTAATGTTATCTTTAAAGGCCTTGATAAAGTTTCTATAGTAACAGCAAAATATATTATCAATGAAGTTGGTAATAATGAGAGTTTTCGTCTTCTTTTTACAGGTAGTGAATATATTGAAGAAATTGATATTCCTTCTTTCAAAACAATTTCATTAAATGAAAGAAAAGAGGATATTATCTTCTTTGCTAATTACTTTATCTCACAATATAGTCTTAAAAATCATACAACGAAAAAAAGATTATCTCATGAAGTTGCTCAAATGCTCATTGACTACGATTGGCCAGGAAATATCGCTGAGCTTAAGGCATGTATTGCAAGGCTTATGATTTTTAATAAAGGTAGTGGAAGCTTATCCATTAGAACTAGCGACATTACACCTTTGTTTGAAAATGAAGGACAACCTCAAATTTCAATAGATGCAAATGATCTCAATATAAAGGCATTTGATGAGCATGATCTAAGTAATCAAGAGTGTGCGGATCTCTATCTTTACTTCTATGTTGCTAAAAAACTTAAGGATGGTGCTGTTGGGCTTAAATCAGTAGCAAGTGAAATGCTGATTGATTATGATGATGTTGTAAATCGATTAGAAAATGGAAGTGTCGTTGTTAAGAGGTTATTTAATGAAACAGTTGACCGAGTTGAATTATATCTATCAAATAATGTGGCCTAGTTTAAACTAGGCCACTTTATATATTTATTCGTTTTCTTCTAGAAATCTTTCTGCGCGAATTGCAGCTTCACAACCTGAACCGGCCGCTGAAATTGCTTGGCGGTAGTAAGAGTCTTGAACATCTCCACAAGCATAAATACCTTCAACATCTGTATCAGGGTGCTTTCCTGCAGTAATAATAAAGCCATGATCATCAAGCTTTACTTTTCCTTTTAAGAAATCAGTATTTGGCTTGTGTCCAATCCCCATAAATAGGCCATCAGTTTCACGCTCTGTAACTTCACCGGTTTTAAGGTTTTCAACCTTAATCGCTTTTACGCCAGAATCATCAGCGATAATTTCTTTAACAGCGCTATCCCATACGAATTCAATTTTTTCGTTATCGAATGCTCTTTGCTGCATTGGCTTAGAAGCTCTAAGCTCATCTCTTCTATGGACAACATATACCTTCTTAGCAAATTTCGTTAAGAATGTAGCTTCTTCCATAGCAGTGTCTCCACCACCAACTACGTGAACAATTTGATCACGATAGAAGAATCCATCACAAGTTGCACATGCAGAAACACCTTTACCAATAAGTTCTTTCTCGTTTGGAAGACCTAGGTACTTTGCAGATGCTCCTGTTGCTACGATAACAGCATCAGCAGTGTATTCTTTGTCGCTATCAACAGTAAGCTTGAATGGTCGCTTAGTTGTATCAATATCTGTGACAAAACCGCTCAGGTATTCAGTTCCAAAGCGTTGTGTTTGTTTTTTCATATTTGCCATTAGATCTGGCCCCATGATTCCCTCTGGAAATCCTGGAAAGTTGTCGACATCAGTAGTTGTCGTTAGTTGACCACCTGGCTCATGTCCTTCGATGACAAGTGGGCCTAGGTTTGCGCGAGATGCGTAAAGGGCCGCAGTATAACCTGCTGGACCTGATCCTATGATAATGACTTTGTGGTGTGCCATTGCTTAAACTCCGTTTTAATCTGTATTATTCTATTCCAAGTTCTTTTTTGATCTCTTCAGGGCGATCATCTTCTTCTGGATGCATGTCGTAATATGCATTTACGCTAACTAAATCATCTGGATTATCTGCTTTTTTAGTCGTTTTATAGATTTCGCCAGTCATTTGACATTCATATTTGAAAATTTGAAGCTTTTTCTTTCTTCTGGCCATGTTTTCCTCCGAAATGCATGATGCATTGTGGCATTTTTTGTAAAAATATACATACTCTACCATATTGTTTCAAATACTTCCATTCGTTATAATTAAATATATGCAGAAATCTAAACAATTTTTTATCATTACCGTGCTTGCTTTTTTTCAGCTCAATTCACTCGCCATGATGGGGGCCAAAGTTATTGCACTTAGTAAGAGTGGCCGAAGCGTTAAGCTTGATGTGGGAAAAGTAGCGGGCCTAAAGACTGGTGATGTTGCTGATGTTTCTATAAAGCTTGGAACGCTTGAGAAACCAAAGTTCATCTATCTTGGTAGTATTGAATTGCTTAAGCTTTCTGATCGCTCATCAAGTTGGTATTTCAAAACTATTTCTGGTGATAAATTAAATCGATCTAATTTCAAAAAAGATGATTTTATTCGCCTACAAATTCGCTCTAGAAGTGAAGCTGGACGAAGTAAAAAGAAGCCTGTTTATAATGTTAAAGCATTTGAGTCTAAAAATGTTAAACGAAATAATCGTTATGCAATAGATGGCGTTGTTCCTGCAAATCTTGTCCAAGAAAAAGAAGTTCCAAATGAGGAGAACTACGACTCTGACTATACTGATAATACAACCTATAAAGTTACAGAAAAATCGATATTAAAAGACGGTAATGAAGTTATCGTAGAAGATGGCCGCTTAAAGTATAAGTATATTAACTCAAAGTTAAGTCCTGTTGATGTTTCACGTTTATCAGATGAAGACTTAGATACTACATTGGGATCACAGCACCAGAATCAATTATCAAAGATCTCATCTAAGCAAGATGGATACGAAGAAATGTATTATAACGGAAGGGGAAGTCTTACTGGCCCAACATCATCGCTTTCGATTCAAAATACAATGGATGAAACTCTAGCTAGAGAGCGAGCTAAAAATAGTGTTACTCCTTCAGCTAAAGCAGCTCTTAATAAAGAAGGGCCTTTGTGGTCTGCGGATATGGACTCAGAACAATTAAGTAATTATCTCAAGGCTTCAGGTATTGCTCGTGAAAAATTTAGAAGAGAGAACGTTTTAGCGATTGAAAGCGGTAATGAGGTACAATTTAGTTTTATTTCAAACTTACTTGCTAACTACTCTGATTCTGATAGTAATCATCAAAATCTTGGTTACGGGCTAGCAATAGGTTATGAATTTCATTTAATTCGCGCCCACAAAGCACTAGGTAAGTGGAGTGTTGACTTTGGCCTTGATGCTACAAATTTAAATGTCGATATTGGTGGTGTAAACGCCAGAATGACATTTACAAATATTGGCGCTCATATCAATTATTACTTCTATAATACCCCATATATCAGAAATAAGCTTCAAGCCTATGTTGGCCTTGGTATTAAACGAGGCGTAGGTGAGGCAACTTCTGGCTTTTTAAATGGGTATAGTTATGATTATGAATCGGTGGCCTTACCTTCTATTACATTAGGGGTAAAGACACGACTATCTTCTTTTAGAGACTATGAACAAGGAAATATGTTCGGATGGGGAATTGGAGCTAAGTTAAATTATGAGCTTTTAAGTTTAAACCCGATTAGTGAGTTAGATAGTAGTGATGATAGTAATTACACATTAAATCAAACAGTAAATAATATAAAATTAATAGCAAGTTTAAGTATGTTTTTTTAAGGGATAAGTATGACAGGACGTTTTAGTAAATTAATTATTTCTCTGATATGCCTTCTTGGCCTATTCAGCGCAAGTGCATTAGATATTGATGAGAAATTAACTTTTAGAATTCTTCAAACTTCAGATACTAAGAAAACAATTCTAGTGAATCGAGGCCTAGAAGATGGCCTTGTTGTAGGTGATCATGCAAAACTCTTCATTACTACTGGTGTCTTTGCTAGAGGTGTCGTTATTCGTGCAACACCATCACGCTCAGTATGGAGTATTTATCGAATTGTGAAACCAAATGAGATTCACGTTGATAAGGTCGCTAATCTAAAAATCTCTTCTCCTGTTAAGTTAACTGAAGACCGTACAAAATCTCTTCAGGCCGCAACTTCTGGAAGACAAATGGGAGAGCCTGTTGATGTTCA contains:
- a CDS encoding AAA-type ATPase lid domain-containing protein, whose amino-acid sequence is MKKLRNYRIKLKESDKVKCILYEMVGDSTSNAFRVKLDNISTTGIGILIGEYVDSTVFKVEIIYKNIRLLQTVKLRRYRPNFNNRGDNYLGLEFVEYEVENIMDLMTKLVASMSRLRLRDLMYDMVLNEAVAGNFDSSTIPDSEADKDQQVSTSMILDLFQIFKNYNNKIELIKLFVIEVQRIVKAKDARIFIVGHDEQTFSEFDFETSDVMELEYPIVGILEELYNNPRGIKSKFSQSLSSDEFFNMYEVVNNTTISTYMMCPIFDHNENIFGILNFSNKEKGELFTDNDLKQAMFLARVMGLLYFYDNAEVTNQLDYESENLDTNVAFHTSLGVSLFAKKAQAFLEQYSGHDVKTPVYVYGDEGSGKFHLCKKIAKSSSSENQHVEIINCFSKMDKKAVDLRIARIRDKVVNGNVIFKGLDKVSIVTAKYIINEVGNNESFRLLFTGSEYIEEIDIPSFKTISLNERKEDIIFFANYFISQYSLKNHTTKKRLSHEVAQMLIDYDWPGNIAELKACIARLMIFNKGSGSLSIRTSDITPLFENEGQPQISIDANDLNIKAFDEHDLSNQECADLYLYFYVAKKLKDGAVGLKSVASEMLIDYDDVVNRLENGSVVVKRLFNETVDRVELYLSNNVA
- the trxB gene encoding thioredoxin-disulfide reductase yields the protein MAHHKVIIIGSGPAGYTAALYASRANLGPLVIEGHEPGGQLTTTTDVDNFPGFPEGIMGPDLMANMKKQTQRFGTEYLSGFVTDIDTTKRPFKLTVDSDKEYTADAVIVATGASAKYLGLPNEKELIGKGVSACATCDGFFYRDQIVHVVGGGDTAMEEATFLTKFAKKVYVVHRRDELRASKPMQQRAFDNEKIEFVWDSAVKEIIADDSGVKAIKVENLKTGEVTERETDGLFMGIGHKPNTDFLKGKVKLDDHGFIITAGKHPDTDVEGIYACGDVQDSYYRQAISAAGSGCEAAIRAERFLEENE